Proteins encoded by one window of Carassius auratus strain Wakin chromosome 8, ASM336829v1, whole genome shotgun sequence:
- the LOC113107426 gene encoding prickle planar cell polarity protein 3-like isoform X1, with protein sequence MFTRGSKKRRSNRSIDAEDPDQGQPCMRCGEQCPGFRMHGWRKICVHCKCVREEHVVRSVPGQLERMMMKLVSDFQRHSISDDDSGCASEEYAWVPPGIKPEQVYQYYSCIPEDKIPYVNSPGERYRIKQLLHQLPAHDSEPQYCNSLDEEEKKELRSFSQQRKRENLGRGIVRLFPVTMTGAICQQCGRQICGGDIAVFASRAGHGSCWHPQCFQCASCSELLVDLIYFYQDGHIYCGRHHAERIKPRCQACDEIIFADECTEAEGRHWHMKHFCCFECETALGGQRYIMRESRPYCCHCYESLYAEYCDTCGEHIGIEQGQMTYEGQHWHATEACFCCACCQLPLLGRPFLPRSGLIFCSRSCSLGEDPDNSDSCDSALQSKPVSHKSIQDQQRTSTPRPQEGASVRAASTTTANGAHVTLGSSATCVLTSFHPIPNGQPPAYDQIQTQHSQLCPAANDRTAFVCKDQSGVSKQRVTHRPDSLEFTVELNGYAEFGPFPPSCTSRGTSTAKDCGNVSCTGISSQLESSDAFDDLNDSDSFPPPPPPVFFDPSDSRAAVTEAEDAPAAPVRGSTARVSFREPISCSYSVEEEEWEEEEQVEMQRREGEEEEQEEDGEEVEGSLGHRLRYCIEVPSQMELLDGSYHRSFRRASGGHHPTEKRLRRSRGSRSDRPRLETLESRVGDRRRSNSILDGSLTLHSTRYRHEDSCSTCSSSSDSEEEGFFLGQRIPLPPQLTGGERAAEGQTEDEDKSRRGSFRRRRTQSLSRKDKDKNCILS encoded by the exons GAAGATCTGTGTGCACTGTAAGTGTGTGCGGGAGGAGCATGTGGTGCGCTCTGTGCCCGGACAGCTggagaggatgatgatgaagctGGTTTCAGACTTCCAGAGGCACTCCATATCCGATGACGACTCGGGCTGCGCCTCAGAAGAATATGCCTGGGTGCCGCCCGGGATCAAGCCTGAACAG GTGTATCAGTATTACAGCTGTATTCCAGAGGACAAGATTCCTTACGTCAACAGTCCAGGAGAACGATATCGAATTAAACAGCTTCTACACCAGCTGCCGGCCCATGACAGCGAG ccTCAGTACTGTAACTCTCTGGATGAAGAAGAGAAGAAGGAACTGAGGTCATTCAGCcagcagaggaagagagagaaccTGGGCCGTGGCATCGTACGACTGTTTCCAGTCACCATGACCGGAGCCATCTGTCAACAG TGTGGCAGGCAGATCTGCGGCGGTGACATCGCGGTGTTTGCGTCACGAGCGGGTCACGGCTCCTGCTGGCATCCTCAGTGCTTCCAGTGCGCTTCCTGTAGCGAGCTGCTGGTGGATCTGATTTACTTCTATCAGGACGGACACATCTACTGCGGCCGGCACCACGCCGAGCGCATCAAACCCCGCTGCCAGGCCTGCGACGAG ATCATCTTTGCGGACGAGTGTACGGAGGCGGAGGGCCGGCACTGGCACATGAAGCACTTCTGCTGTTTCGAGTGTGAGACGGCGCTGGGCGGCCAGCGCTACATCATGAGAGAGAGCCGGCCGTACTGCTGCCACTGCTACGAGTCTCTGTACGCCGAATACTGCGACACCTGCGGAGAACACATCG GTATAGAGCAGGGTCAGATGACGTACGAGGGCCAGCACTGGCACGCGACCGAGGCCTGTTTCTGCTGCGCCTGCTGTCAGCTCCCTCTGCTGGGCCGACCCTTCCTGCCTCGCAGCGGACTCATCTTCTGCTCCCGCTCCTGCTCGCTCGGGGAAGACCCAGACAACTCCGACTCCTGCGATTCTGCCCTGCAGAGCAAACCAGTGTCACACAAGAGCATTCAAGACCAGCAGCGCACATCCACACCACGGCCACAGGAGGGAGCCAGCGTCAGAGCCGCCAGCACAACAACAGCCAACGGGGCTCATGTCACACTGGGCAGCAGCGCTACAT GTGTCCTCACCTCTTTCCATCCTATACCCAATGGCCAACCTCCAGCGTATGAtcaaatacaaacacaacactcacagctCTGTCCAGCAGCCAATGACAGGACGGCATTCGTTTGCAAGGACCAATCAGGCGTCAGCAAACAGCGAGTGACTCACCGGCCAGACAGTCTGGAGTTTACAGTGGAGCTGAACGGATACGCAGAATTTGGCCCTTTTCCGCCGAGCTGCACGTCTAGAGGGACTTCCACTGCAAAGGATTGTGGGAACGTCAGTTGTACAG GGATTTCCTCTCAGCTGGAGTCTTCAGATGCCTTTGACGATCTAAATGACTCCGACTCCTTCCCGCCTCCTCCGCCCCCTGTTTTCTTCGATCCGTCTGATTCCCGGGCCGCTGTCACTGAAGCCGAGGACGCCCCTGCAGCACCGGTCCGCGGCAGCACCGCCAGGGTCAGCTTCAGAGAGCCAATCAGCTGCAGCTATTCAGTGGAAGAGGAAGAGTGGGAGGAAGAGGAACAGGTGGAGATGCAgagaagagagggagaggaagaggagcaggaggAAGATGGAGAGGAAGTTGAAGGAAGTTTGGGACACAGGTTGCGTTACTGCATTGAAGTACCATCTCAAATGGAGCTGCTGG ATGGGTCGTACCACCGCAGTTTCCGCCGGGCAAGCGGTGGCCACCATCCCACGGAGAAGAGGCTCAGACGCTCCCGAGGTTCACGAAGCGACAGACCTCGTCTGGAAACCCTGGAAAGCAGGGTAGGAGACCGCAGGCGGTCCAACAGCATCCTGGACGGCAGCCTCACCCTGCACTCCACCCGCTACCGACATGAAGACTCCTGCTCCacctgctcctcttcctcagaCTCCGAGGAGGAAGGCTTCTTTCTGGGCCAGCGCATTCCTCTGCCGCCGCAGCTGACGGGTGGAGAGAGAGCAGCAGAAGGACAGACAGAGGACGAGGACAAGAGCCGAAGAGGAAGCTTCAGGAGAAGAAGGACACAGAGTCTCAGTAGAAAAGACAAGGACAAGAACTGCATACTGTCCTGA
- the LOC113107426 gene encoding prickle-like protein 2 isoform X2 — protein MMMKLVSDFQRHSISDDDSGCASEEYAWVPPGIKPEQVYQYYSCIPEDKIPYVNSPGERYRIKQLLHQLPAHDSEPQYCNSLDEEEKKELRSFSQQRKRENLGRGIVRLFPVTMTGAICQQCGRQICGGDIAVFASRAGHGSCWHPQCFQCASCSELLVDLIYFYQDGHIYCGRHHAERIKPRCQACDEIIFADECTEAEGRHWHMKHFCCFECETALGGQRYIMRESRPYCCHCYESLYAEYCDTCGEHIGIEQGQMTYEGQHWHATEACFCCACCQLPLLGRPFLPRSGLIFCSRSCSLGEDPDNSDSCDSALQSKPVSHKSIQDQQRTSTPRPQEGASVRAASTTTANGAHVTLGSSATCVLTSFHPIPNGQPPAYDQIQTQHSQLCPAANDRTAFVCKDQSGVSKQRVTHRPDSLEFTVELNGYAEFGPFPPSCTSRGTSTAKDCGNVSCTGISSQLESSDAFDDLNDSDSFPPPPPPVFFDPSDSRAAVTEAEDAPAAPVRGSTARVSFREPISCSYSVEEEEWEEEEQVEMQRREGEEEEQEEDGEEVEGSLGHRLRYCIEVPSQMELLDGSYHRSFRRASGGHHPTEKRLRRSRGSRSDRPRLETLESRVGDRRRSNSILDGSLTLHSTRYRHEDSCSTCSSSSDSEEEGFFLGQRIPLPPQLTGGERAAEGQTEDEDKSRRGSFRRRRTQSLSRKDKDKNCILS, from the exons atgatgatgaagctGGTTTCAGACTTCCAGAGGCACTCCATATCCGATGACGACTCGGGCTGCGCCTCAGAAGAATATGCCTGGGTGCCGCCCGGGATCAAGCCTGAACAG GTGTATCAGTATTACAGCTGTATTCCAGAGGACAAGATTCCTTACGTCAACAGTCCAGGAGAACGATATCGAATTAAACAGCTTCTACACCAGCTGCCGGCCCATGACAGCGAG ccTCAGTACTGTAACTCTCTGGATGAAGAAGAGAAGAAGGAACTGAGGTCATTCAGCcagcagaggaagagagagaaccTGGGCCGTGGCATCGTACGACTGTTTCCAGTCACCATGACCGGAGCCATCTGTCAACAG TGTGGCAGGCAGATCTGCGGCGGTGACATCGCGGTGTTTGCGTCACGAGCGGGTCACGGCTCCTGCTGGCATCCTCAGTGCTTCCAGTGCGCTTCCTGTAGCGAGCTGCTGGTGGATCTGATTTACTTCTATCAGGACGGACACATCTACTGCGGCCGGCACCACGCCGAGCGCATCAAACCCCGCTGCCAGGCCTGCGACGAG ATCATCTTTGCGGACGAGTGTACGGAGGCGGAGGGCCGGCACTGGCACATGAAGCACTTCTGCTGTTTCGAGTGTGAGACGGCGCTGGGCGGCCAGCGCTACATCATGAGAGAGAGCCGGCCGTACTGCTGCCACTGCTACGAGTCTCTGTACGCCGAATACTGCGACACCTGCGGAGAACACATCG GTATAGAGCAGGGTCAGATGACGTACGAGGGCCAGCACTGGCACGCGACCGAGGCCTGTTTCTGCTGCGCCTGCTGTCAGCTCCCTCTGCTGGGCCGACCCTTCCTGCCTCGCAGCGGACTCATCTTCTGCTCCCGCTCCTGCTCGCTCGGGGAAGACCCAGACAACTCCGACTCCTGCGATTCTGCCCTGCAGAGCAAACCAGTGTCACACAAGAGCATTCAAGACCAGCAGCGCACATCCACACCACGGCCACAGGAGGGAGCCAGCGTCAGAGCCGCCAGCACAACAACAGCCAACGGGGCTCATGTCACACTGGGCAGCAGCGCTACAT GTGTCCTCACCTCTTTCCATCCTATACCCAATGGCCAACCTCCAGCGTATGAtcaaatacaaacacaacactcacagctCTGTCCAGCAGCCAATGACAGGACGGCATTCGTTTGCAAGGACCAATCAGGCGTCAGCAAACAGCGAGTGACTCACCGGCCAGACAGTCTGGAGTTTACAGTGGAGCTGAACGGATACGCAGAATTTGGCCCTTTTCCGCCGAGCTGCACGTCTAGAGGGACTTCCACTGCAAAGGATTGTGGGAACGTCAGTTGTACAG GGATTTCCTCTCAGCTGGAGTCTTCAGATGCCTTTGACGATCTAAATGACTCCGACTCCTTCCCGCCTCCTCCGCCCCCTGTTTTCTTCGATCCGTCTGATTCCCGGGCCGCTGTCACTGAAGCCGAGGACGCCCCTGCAGCACCGGTCCGCGGCAGCACCGCCAGGGTCAGCTTCAGAGAGCCAATCAGCTGCAGCTATTCAGTGGAAGAGGAAGAGTGGGAGGAAGAGGAACAGGTGGAGATGCAgagaagagagggagaggaagaggagcaggaggAAGATGGAGAGGAAGTTGAAGGAAGTTTGGGACACAGGTTGCGTTACTGCATTGAAGTACCATCTCAAATGGAGCTGCTGG ATGGGTCGTACCACCGCAGTTTCCGCCGGGCAAGCGGTGGCCACCATCCCACGGAGAAGAGGCTCAGACGCTCCCGAGGTTCACGAAGCGACAGACCTCGTCTGGAAACCCTGGAAAGCAGGGTAGGAGACCGCAGGCGGTCCAACAGCATCCTGGACGGCAGCCTCACCCTGCACTCCACCCGCTACCGACATGAAGACTCCTGCTCCacctgctcctcttcctcagaCTCCGAGGAGGAAGGCTTCTTTCTGGGCCAGCGCATTCCTCTGCCGCCGCAGCTGACGGGTGGAGAGAGAGCAGCAGAAGGACAGACAGAGGACGAGGACAAGAGCCGAAGAGGAAGCTTCAGGAGAAGAAGGACACAGAGTCTCAGTAGAAAAGACAAGGACAAGAACTGCATACTGTCCTGA
- the LOC113107427 gene encoding protein FAM110A-like, giving the protein MMSTDTLQPSSRRIIRLAVTSGTPSPNLESSCPVKSSPGIRKPSAVERLEADKAKYVKSQQVALKKQQPVICPSNNSQSGQGAQQPSRKIPARPTKSEMPPLNLEHLCKLIDGVSDANVPDVSTQLNNKEKDAADPSKATSSTVEEASVGLTSASQGKAPVEALGASGCPTMTVRRVDVRPQLPQMRMAGRPQQQNRPPGQQTTPQVPIQLLRLLRPYTQPNQQPTDFKRLHRATKTNANKGPIKPPNCAAQTSPSSKSPTSPPLPLSIKPITEPLSCPSPTPLTPNSIALLKNDFQSPPSPAFTRQSSTSSRKRPSLTRSKSDVSDCFSRVGAELERFFNYCGLDPSDLEELARPGSDIVSVSRLRSASAPASERSAEGEDEEEEAAKDERPVYGVSVIERNARVIKWLYGMRQAKESPKVANM; this is encoded by the coding sequence ATGATGTCAACTGACACTCTCCAGCCATCTTCACGGAGAATAATAAGGCTAGCTGTAACTTCTGGCACTCCAAGTCCCAACCTAGAGTCCAGTTGTCCAGTCAAATCATCTCCAGGCATACGCAAACCAAGTGCGGTGGAACGTTTGGAAGCAGACAAGGCCAAGTACGTCAAGAGCCAACAGGTGGCTTTGAAGAAGCAACAGCCAGTTATCTGTCCTTCCAACAACAGCCAAAGTGGACAAGGTGCTCAACAGCCATCAAGGAAGATCCCTGCAAGACCTACAAAGTCGGAGATGCCACCTCTTAACCTGGAACATCTTTGCAAGCTGATTGATGGAGTCAGCGATGCCAACGTTCCAGACGTATCTACACAACTCAACAACAAAGAGAAAGATGCTGCAGATCCATCCAAGGCCACCTCTTCAACAGTGGAAGAAGCTTCTGTGGGCTTGACTTCTGCAAGTCAAGGAAAAGCTCCAGTAGAGGCTTTAGGGGCGAGCGGATGTCCTACCATGACAGTGCGGAGAGTTGACGTCAGGCCACAGTTACCTCAGATGAGGATGGCAGGTAGACCACAGCAACAGAACCGACCACCAGGGCAACAGACCACACCACAGGTCCCAATACAACTTCTGCGCTTGCTTAGACCATACACACAGCCAAATCAACAACCAACTGACTTCAAAAGGCTCCATAGAGCCACAAAAACAAATGCCAACAAAGGACCTATTAAACCACCAAACTGTGCTGCGCAAACCTCACCTTCTTCCAAATCCCCGACTAGCCCGCCTCTACCCCTCTCCATAAAACCAATCACAGAACCATTATCGTGTCCCTCACCGACCCCACTTACTCCAAACTCCATTGCTTTGCTCAAAAATGACTTCCAGTCCCCGCCATCTCCAGCCTTCACCCGCCAATCCTCAACAAGCTCCAGGAAGCGTCCTTCCCTAACGCGCTCAAAATCTGACGTCAGCGACTGCTTTTCACGAGTAGGAGCAGAACTTGAGCGCTTCTTTAATTATTGTGGCCTTGACCCATCGGATTTAGAGGAGCTGGCGAGACCGGGTTCTGACATCGTGTCTGTTTCACGTCTACGTAGCGCCAGTGCGCCGGCATCTGAGCGTTCGGCTGAGGGtgaagatgaggaagaagaaGCAGCAAAAGATGAACGTCCTGTTTACGGTGTGTCGGTCATTGAGAGAAATGCTCGCGTGATCAAGTGGCTTTATGGGATGCGCCAGGCCAAAGAGAGTCCCAAAGTGGCCAATATGTAA